TCTCGATGGCCTCGGCGTTGGTCTTCACCTTGCACAGCAGATCCGCGGCCCGAACCTTCATGCCGCCGTTGCCGCCGATATAGATCTCCCAGCCCGAGTCCACGCCGATCACCCCGACGTCCTTCACCGTGCTCTCGGCACAGTTGCGCGGGCAGCCCGAGGCGGCGAGCTTGACCTTGTGCGGCGCCCACATGCCCTCCAGGGCGCGTTCGAGTTCGATGCCCATGCGCGTGCTGTCCTGGGTGCCGAAGCGACAGAACTCGGTGCCGACGCAGGTCTTGACCGTACGCAGCGACTTGCCGTAGGCGTGGCCCGAGGGCATGCCGAGTGTCGCCCAGATGGCGGGCAGGTCTTCCTTTTTGACGCCCAGCAGATCCAGGCGTTGGCCGCCGGTGAATTTCACCATCGGCACCTGGAACCGTTCGGCCACCTCGGCGATGCGCCTGAGCTCGGCGGGACTGGTCACGCCGCCGTAGATGCGCGGGACCACGGAATAGGTGCCGTCCTTCTGGATGTTGGCGTGGGCGCGCTCGTTGATGAAGTGCATCTGCGGGTCGTCCAATCCCTCGGCGGGCCAGGCGGTGCGTACGTAATAGTTGACCGCCGGGCGGCAGGTGGCGCAGCCGCCGGGATGATTCCAGTTGAGATATTCGAAGACTTGGCGCGCCGACAGCAGCTTCTCCGCCACAATGGCCTCGCGCACCTCGTCGTGGGTCAAGTCGGTGCAGCCGCACAGCGGTTTTTTCTTCGGCGACTGGTCGTAGACGCCACCGAGTGTGGAGGCCAGCAGCTGCTCCACCAGTCCGGTGCAGGAACCGCAGGAGGAGCTGGCCTTGGTCTGCTGGCGGACTTCTTCGAGGGTAAAGAGACCCTGTTCGCGGATAGCCTGCACGATCGTACCCTTGCACACCCCGTTGCAGCCGCAGATCTCGGCACTGTCGGGCAGGCTCGCCGCCTGATCGTGCCCGGCATGGCCGGCATCGCCCAGATGGGTCTCGCCGAACAACAGATGAGCACGAATTTCACCGATATCATGATTTTCGCGCAGCAACTGAAACAGCCAGGGGCCGATGCTGGTGTCGCCATAGAGCACGCTGCCGACTACCTTGTTGTCTTTGAGGACCACCTTTTTATAGACGCCGTAGGTGCCATCGAGCAGAGTGATTTCCTCGACTTCCGGGCCGCCCGTGAAGTCGCCGGCGGAGAAGAGATCGATGCCCGTCACCTTGAGCTTGGTGCTGGTGATCGATCCCTCGTAGCGCATGCGCCCGTATGCGGCGAGGTGATTGGCCGCCACCTTGGCCTGCTCGAAGAGCGGGGCCACCAGGCCGTAGGTTTGGCCGCGGTGCTGCACGCACTCGCCCACGGCGTAGATCCTGGGATCGTAGGTCTGCATGGTGTCGTTGACGACAATGCCGCGCTCGCAGTGGATGCCGGCGGCCTTGGCCAGCTCGATGTTGGGCCGGATGCCCACCGCCATGACCACCAGATCCGCCGGGATTTCCTCGCCATCCCGGAAACGCAGGCCGGTGACATGCGTCTCCCCCAGCACCGCCTCGGTCTGTTTGGGCAGGTAAAAGCGCATGCCGCGCTGCGCCAGGGCTTTTTGCAGCAGCGCGCCGCCGACTTGATCCAGCTGGCGCTCCATGAGCCA
Above is a window of Thermithiobacillus tepidarius DSM 3134 DNA encoding:
- the nirB gene encoding nitrite reductase large subunit NirB, yielding MASKAKLVLIGNGMAGIRTLEELLKMAPGAFEITVFGAEPHPNYNRILLSPVLSGEMRLEDTILNDWDWYHDHGINLQAGRKIVQIDRARRRVIAADGIEAAYDRLLIATGSNPFLLPIPGRDLPGVVAYRDISDVEQMLAASAKGGRAVVIGGGLLGLEAANGLLSRGMDVSVVHLHPWLMERQLDQVGGALLQKALAQRGMRFYLPKQTEAVLGETHVTGLRFRDGEEIPADLVVMAVGIRPNIELAKAAGIHCERGIVVNDTMQTYDPRIYAVGECVQHRGQTYGLVAPLFEQAKVAANHLAAYGRMRYEGSITSTKLKVTGIDLFSAGDFTGGPEVEEITLLDGTYGVYKKVVLKDNKVVGSVLYGDTSIGPWLFQLLRENHDIGEIRAHLLFGETHLGDAGHAGHDQAASLPDSAEICGCNGVCKGTIVQAIREQGLFTLEEVRQQTKASSSCGSCTGLVEQLLASTLGGVYDQSPKKKPLCGCTDLTHDEVREAIVAEKLLSARQVFEYLNWNHPGGCATCRPAVNYYVRTAWPAEGLDDPQMHFINERAHANIQKDGTYSVVPRIYGGVTSPAELRRIAEVAERFQVPMVKFTGGQRLDLLGVKKEDLPAIWATLGMPSGHAYGKSLRTVKTCVGTEFCRFGTQDSTRMGIELERALEGMWAPHKVKLAASGCPRNCAESTVKDVGVIGVDSGWEIYIGGNGGMKVRAADLLCKVKTNAEAIEITKAFLQLYRQEAHYLERTAPWVERVGLEHIKVRVVDDPTNRRRLAEALDFALAQERDPWAAAIEGHLDVHAEPLARVAP